In Janthinobacterium rivuli, a single genomic region encodes these proteins:
- the rbsD gene encoding D-ribose pyranase has translation MKKSPLLNIALSQLIASLGHGDMLVIGDAGLPSQPGVPLIDLALTRGIPGFIDTVNTVLSEMQVEYHLLASELPQHNPAMAAQVAALALPDARQVTHEEFKQLSKGARAIVRTGECSPYANIILVAGVVF, from the coding sequence ATGAAAAAATCACCGCTGCTTAATATCGCACTGTCGCAACTAATCGCGTCGCTGGGCCATGGCGACATGCTCGTCATCGGCGACGCGGGCTTGCCCTCGCAGCCGGGCGTGCCCCTGATCGACCTGGCCCTGACGCGCGGCATCCCCGGCTTCATCGATACCGTCAACACGGTATTGAGCGAAATGCAGGTGGAATACCATTTGCTCGCCAGCGAGTTGCCGCAGCATAATCCGGCCATGGCGGCGCAGGTGGCGGCCCTGGCCTTGCCCGATGCGCGCCAGGTGACGCACGAGGAGTTCAAGCAATTGAGCAAGGGCGCGCGCGCCATCGTGCGCACGGGCGAGTGCAGTCCGTATGCCAACATCATTCTGGTGGCCGGCGTCGTGTTCTAG